A stretch of Bordetella petrii DNA encodes these proteins:
- a CDS encoding DsbE family thiol:disulfide interchange protein has product MKRLLRLLPLVLFLGIAALLYRGLFLDPARLPSALVGKAFPDFALPSLGGDGGDSPLTRQDILGTPALVNVWATWCPSCRQEHPVLNRLARAGVVIHGVNYKDDRAAAQRWLRTLHNPYRLNIEDAAGTLGLDLGVYGAPETFIIDARGVVRDKFVGVIDDDVWRDRIEPLYRQLLDEAAR; this is encoded by the coding sequence ATGAAGCGCCTGTTGCGCCTGTTGCCGCTGGTTCTGTTCCTGGGCATCGCGGCGCTGCTCTACCGCGGCCTGTTTCTCGACCCGGCGCGGCTGCCGTCGGCCCTGGTGGGCAAGGCCTTCCCCGACTTCGCCCTGCCCTCGCTCGGCGGCGACGGCGGCGACAGCCCCCTGACGCGCCAGGACATCCTGGGCACGCCGGCGCTGGTCAACGTGTGGGCCACCTGGTGCCCGTCATGCCGGCAGGAACACCCCGTGCTGAACCGGCTGGCCCGGGCAGGCGTGGTGATCCACGGCGTCAACTACAAAGACGACCGCGCCGCGGCGCAGCGCTGGCTGCGCACGCTGCACAACCCGTACCGCCTGAACATCGAAGACGCTGCCGGCACGCTGGGCCTGGACCTGGGCGTGTACGGCGCCCCCGAAACCTTCATCATCGATGCGCGGGGCGTCGTCCGCGACAAGTTCGTCGGCGTCATCGACGACGACGTCTGGCGCGACAGGATCGAGCCGCTCTACCGGCAATTGCTCGACGAGGCGGCCC